TTGCGCTGACGACTCCCTTTAACCTTCCAGCACCGGGCAGGAGTCAGCCCCTATACGTCTGCTTTCGCATTCGCAGAGACCTGTGTTTTTGTTAAACAGTCGCTTGGGCCTATTTTGTGCCGCCTTCCTCAGCTTTCGTGGTAAACACTAGACCAAAGAAGGCACCCCTTCTCCCTAAGTTACGGGGTTAATTTGCCGAGTTCCTTAACAGGGATTCTCCCGTCGCCTTAGCATGCTCTGCCAGTCTACCTGTGTCGGTGTACGGTACGGGCACCTACGATCTACCTAGGGGCTTTTCTTGGCAGCGTGGAGTTGGTCACTTCGGCTCCGAAGAGCCTCGCATTCGCCTCTCGGCGTTACGTGTTGCGGATTTACCTACAACACCGCCTACCTGCTTAGACGCGCACATCCATCAGCGCGCTGACCTATCCTCCTGCGTCACCCCCTCGGCTCATGAGCCTGAGTTAACAATGCCGGCCCGCGGGTCTTTTCGCCGATCGCTACGTCGCGACTCAGTCGTGATCCGTAGATCACTCCTGTCGCCGCTCCTTGCGCTCGGACGAAAATTCCTCGCGGCTTCGCTTTTCAACGAAGCCGACACGGTTCACCCAGGTCCAAACGGTCGTCGGTGGTAGCAGAATATGAACTGCTTGTGCATCGCCTACGCTTCTCAGCCTCGGCTTAGCTCCCGACTCACCCTGAGACGATTGACGTTGCTCAGGAAACCTTAGACTTCCGGCGTGCGGGGTTTTCACCCGCATTTATCGCTACTTATACCTGCATTCGCACTTGTGGATCGTCCACACGTCCTCGCGGTCGTGCTTCGGCCTACGCCACAACGCTCCCCTACCGATTATTTTAGTAATCCCAAAGCTTCGGTTCGATGCTTGAGCCCCGTTGGATTTTCGGCGCCCCATCACTCGACTAGTGAGCTATTACGCACTCTTTCAAGGGTGGCTGCTTCTAAGCCAACCTCCTAGTTGTCTGAGCGACAGGACTTCCTTTACCACTGAGCATCGATTAGGGACCTTAGCTGTTGATCTGGGCTGTTTCCCTTTTGACCATGGAGCTTATCCCCCACAGTCTGACTGCTGCGCAGTACGCCGCGGTATTCGGAGTTTGATTGGGTTCGGTAGTCCGGTAAGACCCCTAGCCCTGTCAGTGCTCTACCCCCGCGGGTTAACACGCAACGCTAGTCCTAAAACTATTTCGGGGAGAACCAGCTATCTCCGAGTTCGATTGGCTTTTCACCCCTATCCACAGCTCATCCAATGTTTTTTCAACAACAACAGGTTCGGGCCTCCACGTGAGGTTAATCACGCTTCACCCTGGCCATGGATAGATCACTCGGTTTCGGGTCTACTGCAACGGACGAACGCCCTATTCAGACTCGCTTTCGCTACGGCTCCGGCTCAACACCTTAACCAAGCCCGTTACAAGTAACTCGCAGGTTCATTCTTCAATAGGCACGCGATTAGCCTTGCTTACGCATGGGCCTTTCACGGTTTGTAGGCACGCGGTTTCATGTTCTATTTCACTCCCCTCCCGGGGTTCTTTTCACCTTTCCCTCACGGTACTGGTACGCTATCGGTTTCCACAGAATATTTAGCCTTGGAAGATGGTCCTCCCAGCTTCAAACGGGGTTTCCCGTGCCCCGTCCTACTCACGAACAGCTCCGCGAGATCGAACGCTTTTGTCTACAGGACTTTCACCTTCTATGGTGCGGCTTTCCAGCCGGCTTCTACTAGCGATCGATTTTTTGACTCGCGTCCGGAGATTCGGCTCCGAAACGGCTGTCGTACAACCCCGCTCATGCAACGCCCGAATGCTTGCACATAAGCGGTTTAGGCTCTTCCCTGTTCGCTCGCCACTACTAGGGGAATCTCGGTTGATGTCTGTTCCTCCGGCTACTTAGATGTTTCAGTTCACCGGGTGCGCTCACTCACGACTATTGAATTCATCGTGGTGTCCATGCCCATGACGGCATGGGGGTTGCCCCATTCGGATATCGCCGGATCATCGCTTCTTAGCAGCTCCCCGACGCTTTTCGCAGCTTGGCGCGTCCTTCGTCGCCTGTGGAACCAAGGTATCCACCTGCATGCCCTTATTAACTTTGACTAACGCAAAATTGCACCCCCATCTCTAGCACAGTACGACGATTGTCATCCTGAGCTTGTCGAAGGAGGCCGCTTTCTCTGTGTCGCCGTTTGCGACACATGAAAGTTCTTCTCTATACAGTTTTCAAGGAACGTTTGAGGTACATTCCCTCAAAACTGAACAGTACAGCGCACGCGACGCCTTTATGCCTCCGGCCATACGATCGAGATGATCGATAGACTCCTCGGCATCGAAGCTTTAAGTCTGTGGTCGACTTAGAATGTACGCCGGCGCGATCGCGTAAACGCGATCCGACGGCACGTACTCCTTAGAAAGGAGGTGATCCAGCCGCACCTTCCGATACGGCTACCTTGTTACGACTTCGTCCCCCTTACCTAGCATACCTTAGACGCCTTGCTCCTTGCGGTTGCACGGGCGGCTTCGGGTACACTAAACTCAGGTGACGTGACGGGCGGTGTGTACAAGGCCCGGGAACGTATTCACCGCAGCGTAGCTGATCTACGGTTACTAGCGATTCCGACTTCATGAAGGCGAGTTGCAGCCTTCAATCCGAACTGAGAGAGGGTTTGTGAGATTAGCTTGCCCTCGCGGGTTCGCGACTCGTTGTCCCCCCCATTGTAGCACGTGTGTAGCCCGGGACGTAAGGGCCATGCTGACTTGACGTCATCCCCACCTTCCTCCGGCTTGTCACCGGCGGTCCCGCGTGAGAGATCTTGCGACCAACACACGGCAAGGGTTGCGCTCGTTGCGGGACTTAACCCAACACCTCACGGCACGAGCTGACGACAGCCATGCAGCACCTGTCTCTGCGTCCGGTTGCCCGGAAACCTAGTCTCCTAGGATAGCGCAGGATGTCAAGCCCCGGTAAGGTTCTTCGCGTTGCGTCGAATTAAACCACATGCTCCACCGCTTGTGCGGGCCCCCGTCAATTCCTTTGAGTTTTAACCTTGCGGCCGTACTCCCCAGGCGGGACACTTATTGTGTTAACTGCGGCACAGATGGAGTCGATACCACCTACACCTAGTGTCCATCGTTTACGGCTAGGACTACCGGGGTATCTAATCCCGTTTGCTCCCCTAGCTTTCGCTCCTCAGTGTCAGGTTAGCCCCAGATGATCGCCTTCGCCACTGGTGTTCCTCCCGATATCTACGCATTTCACCGCTACACCGGGAATTCCATCATCCTCTAACTACCTCAAGATCGACAGTTTCCACACGGATTCCCGAGTTGAGCCCGGGTCTTTGCTTGCGGACTTGTCAATCCACCTACGAGCGCTTTACGCCCAATAATTCCGGACAACGCTTGCCCCCTACGTCTTACCGCGGCTGCTGGCACGTAGTTAGCCGGGGCTTCCTCCAAGGGTACCGTCAATATCGTCCCCTTCGACAGTGGTTTACGACCCGAAGGCCTTCATCCCACACGCGGCGTCGCTCCGTCAGGCTTTCGCCCATTGCGGAAAATTCCTCACTGCTGCCTCCCGTAGGAGTCTGGACCGTGTCTCAGTTCCAGTGTGGCTGGTCGCTCTCTCAAGCCAGCTACCCATCGGAGTCTTGGTAGGCCGTTACCCCACCAACTAACTAATGGGACGCAGTCCCCTCTTTGTGCGGATTGCTCCTTTCATCGCCTAGGGATGCCCCAGAGCGATCGTATGCGGTATTAGCTAACCTTTCGGCTAGTTATCCCCCACACAAAGGCAAGTTGACCACGTGTTACTCACCCGTCTGCCACTAGGTATTGCTACCTCGTTCGACTTGCATGTGTTAGGCACGCCGCCAGCGTTAGTCCTGAGCCAGGATCAAACTCTCCATAAAAAACTATGGAGCCTTTGAAACGGGCTCTCAAACTCTATGATTTGTACGAGTTCTCTCGACCGAAACGGTCGGAGACCCACAGACTTTTGCGCTTGCTGTACTGTTCAGTTTTCAAGGAGCGTACCGATACCCGAAGCAACCCTAGGAGCCAGTCTACCGACCGCGCCCGGGCGCCAAACGCCAAAAACGCTACGGGTGAGCCCGATCGACTTCCGTCCACCAGGCACGACGGCTATCATATCGCCGCCAATATGGCGTGTCAAGGAATGGTCCGACACGCTTTCCGGCCGCCAAAGCGACCGGGACTAAAGACTAGAACGTGACCGCCGCCCAAATAGTTGCACCCGAGCCCCCGCCACCCTAAAAAAGGAACCCCTCCGATGCTTTTTGACCACCTCGACCTGCGGGTCCGCGACCTCGCCAAGACGCGGCCGCTCTACGACGCCCTGCTCCCGGCCATGGGCTATTCGCACCTGGTGACCGGGCAGGACTCGATCTGCTACTACCGCCCCGGGACCGAACGGCAGTCGGCCTTCTTCGGACTCGAGCTCGACCCGGGCCACCGCCCGAACGCGACGAGGGTCGCCCTGCGAGCCTCGAGCCGGGCCGAGGTGGATCGCCTGGCCGCGGTCGCCCGGGAGGCCGGGGCCGCCGCGTTCGAGCCGGCCCAACTCTGCGAAGAGTACACGCCGATTTACTATGCGGCGTTCTTCGAAGACGCCGACGGAAACAAACTCGAGATCTGCTACCGCGAAACACCCTGACACGCAAATTGAGGCTGACGCGGAGCGGCGCACCTCAGACGAGGACCGTCTGCGCGAGCGCCGGAGCCTGGATGGCGAGAGGCGCGAGGCAGCGAGTAGGAGCGCGACACGAGGTCGCGCGACGAACGTGTCCGAGTCTGAGGTGAGCCGCCCGCGTCGGCCTAGACTTTGCGCGACATTGTTTTGGCTTGCATGAAGAGCAGCAGGTAGTCGCGCCCGCCGGCTTTACTGTCCGTGCCCGACATGTTGAATCCGCCGAACGGGTGAACGCCGACCATCGCGCCCGTGCTCTTGCGATTGAAGTAGAGGTTGCCGACGAAGAAGTCGCGGCGCGCCCGTTCGATCTTCTTCTCGTCCGACGTGTAGAGCGAGCCCGTTAAGCCGAATTCCGTATTGTTCGCGATCGCGAGCGCGTCCTCAAAATCTTTCGCTTTGATGACCGCGAGCACCGGCCCGAAGATCTCCTCTTGCGCGATCGTCGCGGTCGGCGAGACGTCGGCGATGACGGTCGGTTCGATGAAGTAGCCGTCGCCGCCGGCGCGGTTGCCTCCGGCGATCAGCCTGCCTTCGGTCTTGCCGGTTTCGATGTAGCCGAGGATCGATCGGAGTGCGGCTTCGTTGACGACCGGGCCCATGAAGTTCGAAGGGTCGCTGGGATCGCCGACCGTGAGCGTGCCGACGCGTCGTTTCAGCTTCTCCACGAACTCGTCGTAGACGCTCGCCTCGACGACCGCGCGCGAGCACGCCGAGCACTTCTGCCCTTGGAAACCGAACGCCGACATCGCGACGCCCTCGACCGCCGCGTCCACGTCCGCGTCGGCGGCGACGACGATCGAATCTTTTCCGCCCATCTCCGCGACGACGCGCTTGATCCATTTTTGGCCGGGTTGCGGCTTCGCGGCGAGCTCGTTGATCCGCAGCCCCACTTCCTTCGATCCCGTGAACGAGATGAAGCGGATCTGCGGATGGCTCACGATGAGATCGCCGATCTCGCTTCCCGAGCCGGGAACGAAGTTGACGACGCCGGGCGGTATGCCGATCTCGTGTAAGAGATCGACGAACCACGCCGCGATGATCGCCGAGTCGCTCGACGGCTTCAGCACGACCGTGTTGCCGCAGACGATCGCGGCGGCCGTCATGCCCATCATGATCGCGCCGGCGAAATTCCACGGCGGAATGACCGCGCCGACGCCGAGCGGGATGTAGACCAACTCGTTCTGCTCGCCGGCCATCGGGACGACCGGCTGCGGCTGCGCGTAGCGCAGTGCTTCGCGTGCGTAGAACTCGAGGAAGTCTATCGCCTCGGCGATGTCGCCGTCGGCCTCGACCCAACTCTTGCCCACTTCGTAGACGAGCAGCGCGTCGTAGTCTAAACGGCGCGCGCGCAGCAGTTCCGCTGCCTTGAAGATATACTCCGCACGTTCGGGCAGCGTCAGGCGCCGCCACGATTCGAAGGCGCGCGCCGCCGCCGCAATCGCTTCGGCGGCCTGCTCCTTCGATGCGGCGCTCGTCACGCCGATCGTCTCGGTGGGATTGGCGGGATTGAGCGAACGGATTCGCTTCTCCGTCTCGATCTTTCGGCCGTCGATCACCAACGGGTAGTGTTTGCCGAGTCTGCCTTTGACGGCCGCGAGCGCCGCGCGCATCGC
The Candidatus Binatia bacterium genome window above contains:
- the pruA gene encoding L-glutamate gamma-semialdehyde dehydrogenase, whose protein sequence is MTTTMQPPREVAPFQNERIKDFKDPADAAAMRAALAAVKGRLGKHYPLVIDGRKIETEKRIRSLNPANPTETIGVTSAASKEQAAEAIAAAARAFESWRRLTLPERAEYIFKAAELLRARRLDYDALLVYEVGKSWVEADGDIAEAIDFLEFYAREALRYAQPQPVVPMAGEQNELVYIPLGVGAVIPPWNFAGAIMMGMTAAAIVCGNTVVLKPSSDSAIIAAWFVDLLHEIGIPPGVVNFVPGSGSEIGDLIVSHPQIRFISFTGSKEVGLRINELAAKPQPGQKWIKRVVAEMGGKDSIVVAADADVDAAVEGVAMSAFGFQGQKCSACSRAVVEASVYDEFVEKLKRRVGTLTVGDPSDPSNFMGPVVNEAALRSILGYIETGKTEGRLIAGGNRAGGDGYFIEPTVIADVSPTATIAQEEIFGPVLAVIKAKDFEDALAIANNTEFGLTGSLYTSDEKKIERARRDFFVGNLYFNRKSTGAMVGVHPFGGFNMSGTDSKAGGRDYLLLFMQAKTMSRKV
- a CDS encoding VOC family protein, coding for MLFDHLDLRVRDLAKTRPLYDALLPAMGYSHLVTGQDSICYYRPGTERQSAFFGLELDPGHRPNATRVALRASSRAEVDRLAAVAREAGAAAFEPAQLCEEYTPIYYAAFFEDADGNKLEICYRETP